The Saprospiraceae bacterium genome includes a window with the following:
- a CDS encoding alpha/beta hydrolase has product MKKVIAILMILVFSAIIIIYNSDKMIPWFVFRPEYLPTSYKYKLENPYEEYFINSGNRKINVVRCLVNQPKGAILYFHGNKDNLERWSKIAELLTGYGYDVFVMDYSGYGKSTGTPSEENLTQDAESLCHFVNDSFCYQHKIYFGRSLGSGVAAWLSSIHAPEGLILETPYYSLDELIEQYFPFYQFFDEKPIRFNTYEYLKNASMKILILHGTDDDVTPYFGALRLYDSIQRPNVTMITLQDGTHGNLSTFDEYWDALGGFLEE; this is encoded by the coding sequence ATGAAAAAAGTCATTGCTATATTGATGATATTGGTGTTTTCGGCAATCATCATTATATATAACTCGGACAAAATGATTCCCTGGTTTGTTTTCAGGCCGGAATATTTACCAACTTCTTATAAATACAAACTCGAAAATCCTTATGAAGAATATTTTATAAACAGTGGAAACAGGAAAATAAATGTAGTCCGATGCCTGGTTAACCAACCGAAAGGTGCCATTTTATATTTTCATGGCAATAAAGACAATCTGGAGCGGTGGAGTAAAATTGCAGAGTTGTTGACGGGATATGGCTATGATGTATTTGTAATGGACTACAGCGGCTATGGAAAAAGTACCGGCACGCCTTCGGAAGAAAATCTGACACAGGATGCGGAGAGTCTCTGTCATTTTGTAAATGATTCATTTTGTTATCAGCATAAAATATATTTTGGAAGATCTTTGGGTTCCGGAGTAGCTGCATGGTTATCATCGATACATGCTCCTGAAGGGCTGATACTGGAAACTCCCTACTACAGTCTGGATGAACTCATTGAACAGTATTTCCCATTCTATCAATTTTTTGATGAAAAGCCAATCAGATTCAACACATACGAATATTTAAAAAACGCTTCCATGAAAATATTGATTCTGCATGGCACGGATGATGATGTCACCCCATATTTCGGTGCGTTGAGACTCTACGATAGCATACAACGACCAAATGTTACGATGATCACATTACAGGATGGCACACATGGAAATCTAAGTACTTTTGATGAATATTGGGATGCTTTGGGTGGGTTTTTGGAGGAGTAA
- a CDS encoding alpha/beta fold hydrolase, whose translation MSTIYDWFILHFGKILFVIASAYLLISLLVYFLQDVILFRPEKLGKEFRFEYDDLNFQEYLIDVKPGVKLSGIRFKAENPIGVVFYLKGNSRSIKGWGKFAIDFLRYGYDVIMIDYRGFGKSTGIRTQEEIKNDLQLVYDKIKSRVGEEHIVLYGRSLGSGFAAKLASSNNPRMLILDAPYYSMSKTTGRYMPFMPMSILLKFPIPTYKWIKYVRCPIHIIHGTNDRLIPLSSSIKLAKINVGLTRLHTVIGGGHNNLHNFESYHEILSQIFTIDKLAFDKEKSSIGFSRDKDKKK comes from the coding sequence ATGAGTACTATCTACGATTGGTTTATACTCCACTTTGGCAAAATATTGTTTGTGATTGCCTCAGCATATCTTTTGATAAGTCTTTTGGTATATTTCCTGCAGGATGTGATATTATTTCGCCCTGAAAAATTGGGTAAAGAATTTCGGTTTGAATATGACGATCTGAACTTTCAGGAATACCTTATTGATGTAAAACCCGGTGTAAAACTTTCCGGTATCCGGTTTAAAGCAGAAAACCCCATTGGTGTAGTGTTTTATCTCAAAGGAAACAGCCGGAGTATCAAGGGTTGGGGCAAATTTGCTATCGACTTTTTGAGATATGGGTATGATGTCATCATGATAGATTACAGAGGATTTGGAAAAAGTACAGGTATCAGGACACAGGAAGAAATAAAAAACGACCTTCAACTCGTGTATGATAAAATCAAATCCAGAGTTGGAGAAGAACACATAGTATTGTATGGCCGATCACTTGGTTCAGGTTTTGCCGCTAAGCTGGCTTCTTCCAATAATCCAAGAATGTTGATTCTGGATGCACCTTATTACAGCATGAGTAAAACCACAGGAAGATATATGCCGTTTATGCCGATGTCTATTCTCTTGAAATTCCCCATTCCTACATACAAGTGGATAAAATATGTCCGATGCCCCATCCATATCATTCACGGCACCAATGATAGGTTGATCCCGCTCTCATCGAGCATTAAACTGGCAAAAATAAATGTCGGGCTCACGCGACTGCACACTGTGATCGGCGGCGGACACAATAATCTGCACAATTTTGAATCTTACCACGAAATTCTAAGTCAGATTTTCACGATCGACAAGCTGGCGTTTGATAAAGAAAAAAGCAGTATTGGTTTTTCCAGAGATAAGGATAAGAAAAAATAA